A region of the Gammaproteobacteria bacterium genome:
AAAACTCCTACGACGATATACGTTACTTTCTGGAAGTGTCGAAAGAACTGGGTTTAAGACCCACTCTACAAATCTTTGACACTACAAAGCGCCTCTACGCATATTACCCCTGACCCCAACCGCACACGCAAACTTCTACTTCATTCGCGTGAGATAGATCACCTTATTGGTGCAGTAGAACGCAAAGGTTATACGATAGTGCCCACCGCATTATATTGGAAACACGGCCGCGCCAAACTCGAAGTCGGTCTAGCCAAGGGTAAAAAACAACATGATAAGCGCGCCACAGAACGTGATCGCGATTGGGCTCGTAGTAAGCAACGTTTAATGAAAGAGCGCCACTAAATCGATTAATATTCTAGGTCACCCAGCTTACGTTTAAATGTATAGTCAATAGGCTCTTTGATAAGCTTATCTGCTGCCTCACCGACATTGCCACCCAGCGCACTAAACGGTAGTGATACTAAAAAAACCGCGCCACCAATCACGGTAGTAACTAAACCAATTGGCCGAAACACAATAGCATCCAGCACCATTGCCTCGCCTGATCCAGGCTCAATAAAAAACCCGTCATAATGATGGCTCGATGAATAACTCAGCCGGTCGGACGCATGAGCAACAGATAAGACCAGGCAACAAACCATCATCACACTAAAAACCCATGATTGCCTTTTCATAACTCGTCCTCTTCTGATAGTAAAGTTTACAGAAATTATACCGAAACAATGTACTTAACCTGGAAGAAGTACTATTAGGTGCTTAAAATAAACGCAAATATATTGCAGCTTGCATTTGCTTTAGACATACTCAATATTACAACAGCCTGGCCAACACTTTACAATAAAACTAAATAGTGAAGAACAACACATCGATGTCAAAAACGGTATGGCAGCTACTCTTTCTAGCATCTTTGTTGATGATAATGTGGTTTGTTTGGGACAGAAATTCAACTGAAAACAAGTCAAGTGTATTACCATTTTTGGAAAAGGTGGTTGCTCAACCATTACCCCAACTCGTCAAGAACCCACCAAGAACCGCCTATGTTATTGCAACAAATAAGGCTTCCAAGATAAAGCAATCTTTTTTGGCTAGAGAATTTAAAAAAGTAGAGTCATTTATTGAGTCAGAACGTAAAAATGGATACACACCATGGGATCTACGTTCTTGGATTGATTTCTATATCAAACAGTTAAAAGATGACCCTGAAAAAGCAATTTTTGAAATCGAGATTCCCCGCGCCAACGATTGGGTTGAACATTCCCCAGATAACACCTACTCACATAGCTTTAGAGGGCAGGTCTACTATGACCTAGCATGGCAGGCGCGTGGCAAAAAGTTTTCCCGGGAAACACCTGAGTATAGCTTTGATGTGTTTAACCAATATCTGAAACTTGCTGAAATCGATATAAAAAAAGCCTTGGAAATTGATCCAGGTAATGATTTCGCCTGGATGCAACTCATCGCAATCAAACGTCAACGCAGTGGTAACCATCGCGACGAGTTCGACACCCTGCAGAGCGCATTAGAGCAAGTTCCAAATTCATACCGCATTGCCAGCTCATTTTTACACTCACTGCAGCCGAAATGGGGTGGCTCAGAAAAGCTTATGTTCGGCTATGCCAAACATTATGCAGAGCAGGAGCCCCCAGTCTTTACACAACTAATCAGTCAAGCACATAGACATAAAGCGCAATGGATAGCAAGGGAAAAATCTGCATTAGATAAAAAATCAGCGGACTCTGATAAAGATGAAAACACATTTCGGAAGCATTTTTACCGCTATTTTGAGAACGATTCAATTTGGACGGAATACTCGCAAGGATTGAAAAAAGCATTTAAAAATTATCCTAATTACACGGAAGGTCTGTATGAATATGCATGGACCGCCAGAAAAAGTGGCAGAATAGAACTGGCTATAGAATATTTTGAACGAGCAATGCAGGCTGATGCTGCATTCCTTGGCACAGATAAAATCTATTCCTTCGCTAAGTTTCTAAGAAAAGAACGCTACGATGATAAAGCCAACCAATACTATCGCCTATATCTAGATTTATTACCCGATTACACCAACGACAAAGACACCTTCTACGCTGCTGATTATGTTGGTTGGCAGTATTCAAGAAAAGGAGACTGGTTCGCCTCCTTCCCCTACTACAAATTGACCTATGAGTTAGACCCGGAATCCGAAAAAACTGTCGCAAATTACTGTAACGCATTATTTAACATTCATCGTTATGATG
Encoded here:
- a CDS encoding SsrA-binding protein, whose amino-acid sequence is MTLQSASTHITPDPNRTRKLLLHSREIDHLIGAVERKGYTIVPTALYWKHGRAKLEVGLAKGKKQHDKRATERDRDWARSKQRLMKERH
- a CDS encoding tetratricopeptide repeat protein, which produces MSKTVWQLLFLASLLMIMWFVWDRNSTENKSSVLPFLEKVVAQPLPQLVKNPPRTAYVIATNKASKIKQSFLAREFKKVESFIESERKNGYTPWDLRSWIDFYIKQLKDDPEKAIFEIEIPRANDWVEHSPDNTYSHSFRGQVYYDLAWQARGKKFSRETPEYSFDVFNQYLKLAEIDIKKALEIDPGNDFAWMQLIAIKRQRSGNHRDEFDTLQSALEQVPNSYRIASSFLHSLQPKWGGSEKLMFGYAKHYAEQEPPVFTQLISQAHRHKAQWIAREKSALDKKSADSDKDENTFRKHFYRYFENDSIWTEYSQGLKKAFKNYPNYTEGLYEYAWTARKSGRIELAIEYFERAMQADAAFLGTDKIYSFAKFLRKERYDDKANQYYRLYLDLLPDYTNDKDTFYAADYVGWQYSRKGDWFASFPYYKLTYELDPESEKTVANYCNALFNIHRYDEGIPYCEKAIEINPNHSWSYFILSKIYERKGDPTIAAQYMEKYDSFVQ